The uncultured Bacteroides sp. DNA segment TCACCAAAGTTTATACGATATTCCTGCGATTATATGGTTTATGCGCAAAGTGCATCCCAAGTTTATCAGTAAGAAAGAATTAGCCAAAGGTATTCCCAGCATTTCATACAATTTGAATCATGGAGGATCAGCGGTTATCGACCGCAAAGATCCGAAGCAGAGTCTGCCTGCCATCAAACGAATAGCCGAATATGTTGAATCGAATAAGCGATCGGTGGTCATATTTCCCGAAGGCACTAGAAGTAAAACTGGTATTCCGAGGGCTTTTGCCGAAAATGGATTGAAGATATTATGCAAATATGCACCTTCAGCCTACATGGTTCCGCTAACTATTAATAACTCCTGGAAAATGACAAAATGGGGACCTTTTCCTCTAGGTTTAGGAAATAAACTCACTTTTACAATTCACCCTCCTTTTGCAATAACAGGT contains these protein-coding regions:
- a CDS encoding lysophospholipid acyltransferase family protein → MKKLISYPLSTIYYLLFACSLLIFHPIQWICFNLFGYDAHKKSVDILNFFLVANTYVLGTTYKVENLDLLPQGVPLIISANHQSLYDIPAIIWFMRKVHPKFISKKELAKGIPSISYNLNHGGSAVIDRKDPKQSLPAIKRIAEYVESNKRSVVIFPEGTRSKTGIPRAFAENGLKILCKYAPSAYMVPLTINNSWKMTKWGPFPLGLGNKLTFTIHPPFAITGMPFSEIFEKTEKTVIERINS